Proteins from one Chloroflexota bacterium genomic window:
- a CDS encoding metallophosphatase, which yields MTRLALLHTNDLHGQFDQMPRLMTLINRERALATAEGRALLLLDAGDSSERKIWESDVTQGRANFAMLDAMGCQATALGNNEGRWGLEALTKLVASAHFPVLAANLLPPDSDEPPAGLRTHTWFEIGDLKIAVVGLTSEDKPKLYERLHCRPRPAIEALRDLIPRLRHEGAHLILLLSHLGISSDRKLAAAVPGIHVILGGHSHTFLEQPQRVRKTLIAQLGPNGDFLGRLDLTLDSATRQITSTSYAAIPCGPDVPPDPTLSGLLELVRFEAEVLRKKTEATRQTTNVKRQT from the coding sequence GTGACCCGCCTCGCCCTGCTCCACACCAACGACCTGCACGGCCAGTTCGACCAGATGCCGCGCCTGATGACGCTCATCAACCGCGAGCGCGCTCTGGCAACCGCCGAGGGCCGCGCCCTGCTCCTGCTCGACGCCGGCGACTCATCCGAGCGAAAAATTTGGGAGAGCGACGTGACGCAAGGCCGGGCCAACTTTGCCATGCTCGACGCGATGGGTTGCCAGGCCACCGCCCTGGGCAACAACGAGGGCCGCTGGGGACTCGAAGCCCTGACGAAGCTGGTAGCCTCAGCTCACTTCCCCGTTTTAGCCGCCAACCTGCTCCCGCCCGACTCGGACGAACCACCCGCCGGACTGCGCACCCACACCTGGTTTGAAATCGGCGATCTCAAAATCGCCGTCGTCGGTCTGACCTCTGAAGACAAGCCCAAGCTCTACGAACGCCTCCACTGCCGCCCGCGCCCGGCCATCGAAGCCTTGCGCGATCTTATCCCGCGCTTGCGCCATGAGGGCGCTCATCTGATCCTCTTGCTCTCACATTTGGGAATTTCTTCTGATCGAAAATTGGCTGCCGCCGTGCCCGGCATCCATGTCATCCTCGGCGGGCACTCGCACACATTTCTTGAGCAACCACAACGCGTCCGCAAAACGCTAATCGCCCAACTGGGGCCAAACGGCGACTTCCTGGGGCGGCTCGACCTGACTCTCGACTCCGCCACTCGCCAAATCACTTCCACCAGTTACGCCGCCATCCCCTGCGGCCCCGACGTTCCCCCCGACCCGACTCTCTCCGGCCTGCTGGAGTTGGTGCGGTTTGAGGCTGAGGTCTTGCGGAAGAAAACTGAAGCGACCCGTCAAACGACAAACGTCAAACGACAAACTTAA